The nucleotide window TAGGGCCTTGGCTGGCTGCGTGGGCAGCCCAGACAATACACTCGAGACACGTTCTCATCAAGAGCTTTCTGCAAAAACGGAAACATAAAGGCTTCCAGGATCAACTCCTGTTGGCAGGCCAAAAGAACTCTGATTATACGAAGTAAAAGTTGTCACACAGGAAACAGGTTATGGACGGTCCCACAGGCCACCTCAGCACTGGGCATGGCGGTCCTGACCTCCTAGCAGCCCCCACCCCATGTCCCAGAGGAGTGCGGGGCCAGGTAACACGTGCAGGGTCTCAAGAACGAGGCAGAGGGGCATGGGGTGTTCTTGAGACGCAGCAGAAATGGAATTTGTCGACATTGGTCTTGAGGTGGCACACAAATGAACCAAAGCagaggaaaatgggaaaatatgagACAGTGGAAAAAGAGCACTCCTTCAAGCTAAAAATACATTTGGAGGTGTTATGTTGGTCTATCTGGCCTCCTTTTCCACGGGATTGTCTGACACACTGCTTGGAGGCACACTCAGACTTGCAGGAGTGATGAATGACATGGATCTCCTCAAGTGCTCAGGGCCCTTATGCATTTCTACGTGGAATCTTACTATGTTACACCATAAAACTTTCCTTTTCAGGCACTgctattatatttgtatttttatttgtatacacattcttttaaaaaagttaaaatacaaaaatgaacaaaataaagagTGACTTTAAATTTTGCTCGTCAAGGACAGGCACAGAGGTCAACCTAGCAAAAGGTCAGGATTCATGGCCTAGGTCGGGGGTAACAGGAACCGGGTTCTTCTGAGACTTTCGGAACTTGCTCTGAAGGAAAACCCTTGGCACACACAGTCCTTCTTTTTTATTCACCGTCTCACGAAACACATACTCATTCACCTCTTCTTCGTAACCTGTGTCCAGAAAGAGCCGCGCCAGGAATTCTGGAAGACAAGCAGATCAGCAGTGCTCACAGTCTGGATGCCACTGTACCCTGAGCAAGAGTCAGTGCAGCGGGGGCTGAGAACACCTCAATGCGAGGGGTAACAAGGCTCTGCTCTGGGAGCTGACACACTCCTACTTCTCTGTCAACAGAAACTCCCAACCATCACCAAGACGTTCACCAACCTGTCGCACGCTCCTCAACCCATCGGGACTCCCCACGAGCAGCACAGGCCCAGACCCTGCACTCAGTGTACGTGCACATATACAACATGTGTGTTCATGcagtgggtgtgtgtgctcactgTGTGCTCACAGTGTTCATAGTATGTGTGctcatacagtgtgtgtgtgctcattgtGTGCGCGCTCAGTGTGTGTGAGCTCACTGTGTGTGCGTTCACTCGTACAGTGCATTCATACAATGTATGTCCATacagtgtgtgtgctcactcatatAGCGTGTGTGTGCTCCTacagcatgtatgtgtgtgcactcacTCATACAGTGTGGTCAGTGTGTGTGTTCATAGAGCATGTATGTGCTCATTCACAGTGTGTGCGCGCTCACTCATACAGTGTGTTCATACAGCATGTGTGTTCACTAATACAGTATGTTCACTTATACAcactgtgtgtgctgtgttcaTAGTGTGTGTGCTCACTGTGTGTACTcatagtatgtgtgtgttcatatagtctgtgtgtgctcagtgtgtATTCAGTATGTGTGCTCACTCATAGTGTGTTCAGTGTGTGTTCTCACTCACAATGTGTGTTCACTCAGTATGCACTCACTCATAGTGTGTTCATAGTGTGTGCTCAGTGTGTGTACTCACTCATACAGTATGTGTGTTCATAGTGTATGTGTGCTCACTCACTGTGTTCATACAGTGTAAGTGCTCATTTACAGTGTATGTGTTCAGTGTGTGCACTCACTCTGTGCTCATACAGTGTGTACGCTCACTCAGTGTGTGCACTCACAGCGTGTGTTTGTTCATACAGTGTATGTGCTCACTGTGTGCGCTCACTCAGTGTGCACGCTCCCtcagtatgtgtgcatgcattcatacagtgtgtgtgtgtgtgtgtgtgtgtgtgtgtgtactcaatcTCTTTACATCAAGCTCCTCATCTATCCTGACATAAcagggtgcagagaaaaaaaacATCTGATGGTGATAGCCTAAGGAAAAGTTAACCCGGGTAACACATCACTACATGTTAAGTAAAACAGAAGAATGGCTATGTGACTCTTATCAAGGGCATTACTCCAAAGAATGTACTTTGAAGCACTTTGCAGATATTACTACATCTTCTCAATTATTTATAATTGATTTAATCAGACTTCATGAAtccaaaacattaaaacaaatttttaattttcactgtgTATGTTCATGCTTTTGTAGTCTTAATGGTAATCACtaatttttagctttatttttgagTTTAAGAGAATATTTCAAGAAGtaacaaatgtaaaaattagAGCTTAAGAAGGTAATTATATTACGATTCAtattacaggcatacctcagagatactgtgGGTTCAGTTCACTGCAATAAAGGCGAAAAAAGCAATAAAGTGAGCCTCACAAATTTTATGGTTCTCCAGTGTAtataagttatgtttacactatgcTGTGGTcttttaagtgtgcaatagcattgtgTCTAAAAACACAATGTACagaccttaattaaaaaatactttattgttaaCCATCATTGGAGTCTTCAGTGAGTCTTAGCAGTAACATTAAAAGTCACTGATCACAAATCACCATAGCAAATATAATACtaatgaaaaagtctgaaatactGCAAGACATGAAGTGAGACTTGCtcaacacagggttgccacaaacctcccatctgtgaaaaatgcagtatttgcaaagcacaataaaacaaggtacgCCTGTATAAAATAGGCTCAAAACTAATGTTCAAAATACTAAAATCATATTcaacatttggattgttttcttataaaaaatgACCTTTTAAGGACCCCTCTATTAGCAAGTTTGTGTACTTAAGAAGTCTcacttttataggaaaaaaaggtCTCTTATCTTTGTGAAACTCAAGTAATCTCAAGGCACTATCCTGTCCTATTCGCTTGCTTTCTGAGCGAACAAAGTGAAGATTCTGGTTTGCCCTCCCAGCCTTCCCAACACAGCTCCTGGCCTCATCCATAGGGCGCAGCAGAGCGTTTTTCCAATGACCCGGTTCACTAACTGGACACCCTCACTAGACAGCCTGTGAGCTCACAGCTGACGCGTAAGTGGTGCGTGTAAATGGTTTTGGTTCAGGGTCGTGCGCCTGTGTGTGGAGTCCAGTCGCCCCCACCCACGCAGTACCACAGGGACAGTGCAATCAAGGAAAGAGAAATCATGACAGATTCCAGCAATCTTACCATCAGTGAAAAAATATGATCTGGTTCCATCTTGTCTAACATAAAAGTTTTCTGCAAGTTTGCTCCCGGCTTTAAACCTAAGCATGGCATGATCATACAGCCCATAGTCGCGAAACAAGACACTTTTGCCTGGTTTTAATACCTACAAAACAAAATAAGCTGCACATAACTCGGGGACCCAGTCAGATAGAACTTACTATAAAATAAAACCTGATTATTTTACGGATGAGAATAACTTACATTTGTGACAGTGATGAAAAGGGCCAGACTGAAATGCCTGCACTATGAAGCAAAAGGCCCTGCCAAGCAAAGGTGTGGTAAGGCCTGGCTGAGTCCCATGCGCTGGGGTACTTCCTGATCTGAGGAGAGCACCCTCAGAGGTCCAGTGTCACAAATAAAACACTGAAGAcatcagagggaaaaaagtaCCCTCACTAAAGTATTAGCACGTTCTCCCATCATTTTATTAGCCATCTCCTAATCCATGACCCTGTAAGTCAAACTGTTTCTTTAAATATCTATGTAATCAATACGTTCTGGCTTTTTACTGATGTTCTGGCCTTCCTCAGCCTGAGTTGTCAGTTCTGGGCTCCTGCATGCAGTTCTGTATGGCTTGCTCACTATGCTAACACTATGCTAAGCCCTCTACAGCTGACCAGACATTTTCTCACTAGGTCTTCATACAATTCTGGAGGAAAAGTGTGATTATCCTGAGACCAAGAAACTGGTAGCAGAAAAAGGAAGTGATGTGCCCACAATCATACAGCAGCTGCTAAACAGCAGAGTCCGAGCTCATACTTGGGTCAGAGGCATTACGAGAGGATTGGGAATATCTGTTAGTCCCGGGCAGCGACGGGAAGTGGGAGTGTCAGTCCAATTCCGTCCTCACTCCTGACAACACCagagaggctgggagggagggttAACACCACCCATTCTCCTCTGCTGCTGTATTTCTTGCTTTCAGGCAGAGTGCCCACAGGCCAGTGTGGTGTGTAGAGAAGGGGCATGTGCCAGGCACCGGTGGGAGCCCCTTACCACAGCCTTTAGAAACAGGTGTCAGAGCAGACGTTTCAAAAACTGGAAGTTAAAATCTGCAGAGCACAGTGTAACTGCTCCTCTCCTACAAAGCAAACAGCCATATGCTTTTCAGAATGAAAGGAATAAGGTACTCGCTGTGACACTTGCTTTTTAAGTGGGTATTCTTTCAAACTGTGTAACATTTCCAAGTGAGAGTAGTCTTCAAAAGGGGGCATTGATTTTACTAAGTATCAGCAAGATAATCTTTAAAACATATGACATATACTACCTACTACAGTAGATATCTGAGGTAATTTGATATTTCCTCTTCCTGAATAGAATATGAAAGACTGTCCATAATACTTCCAAGTGTGCTGCAGATTTTCTCACAGCGAATTCTTATCAACACTTGCCGGGAGCCACCACAGGTAGTCCCACCCATTACAAAGGTCATGCAGAGAggacctgacaggcaaaggcggATCAGGACTCGAGGGATTCCCTGGATctgcttgagcatctaccccaaaaccagaatctatctgtcttactattttgtgcctttcaccaactcttccgacattaacagggggctatccccgaccacctttctctggaaaaagtcaacttagggctctaataagtctcctgggcatgataagagtgtttcaattcaaacccctctgatggctttctaggttgcctgacaggtttatccagacTCTTGCAGCTatgcatgtgattgttcacagcctcccaaccataaGAGACACGAGAAGCCTgcctaaaacattctaaaaatatagagCCTTTCAAAGAGTTAAAAACTATTCGAGTAGTGCTGGTGtaggatttcattgttgagccagtgcttgctgccaagtgcccatatcccttatccattgtgcacctgggagtgcattggttaacatagttggaatgtaagaaaaacaagtagtagccttggaattaaccacatcagacctttgagctaattggttctttctttgttgtaactcactgcacctttgctccatgagaatgtaactctgtttagcatTTTCTGATGctgacatagattagaaatataaagaaaaaacacttcaagggaaaacaagttttctggttgagcagcctttatcaaaaaagggtcataaaatgtccacaggcctccaaggccagaagataatgtacacaacattgtttatggaaaaggtatgcagaaaaaatcctggtttcgataaagacaaaacagatgtaatgtttgggctgactctgcatGACTTTGCATctctcatttccctctatgtacaagtcaaggtataaaagttccttttgaaaataaagttatgggccttgctcaccgaagcttggtctccccgtgtcattctttctttccttttctatctttctctctctgttcttctttcaggatgactccttggggcACAGGGGCTCTCTGAATTCACTTTTTTGCCTAGGTTTCTAAGACCCGATAGGGAAGGCACCCTGCGTCTTTACCGGGGAGGGGGCGTCCTGCGTCCTCACCCCACCAAGAGGGCGCCTGCAACctctgtgaacagagcaagttccgtgccaggagctttattggctttctgtgtaaaccaaggaagatcaagcctctttctctccccttttactTTCCTTATAGCCAAcgccgtcatcctgagggtacccctggatcctgctggggctggaccccggcaaacaCTAGCATGCATTTAAAATACTGTCAATAAAGAGcctcgtgctgcgattcatggggtcacaaagagtcggacacaactgagcgactgaactgactgactggataAAAACATTCTTACTTTGGTCAGAAATGTGACCAAgaagaaaacaatctgaaaattttaatttgtatgagACTCACTTATTTTCAGAAGGAAGGGAAGGCTGCATGGGACTGTCGCTCAGGAATCTGGGAACTCCTGATCCATGGGCCAGCTCTTCCGTTAACTGGCTGAATGACCCTAGACAAGTTGTTTAATCCTCTGAATGTGCTTTCTCGTCCATAAGACAGAAATTACGGCACTAACACCTCTTCTGAGGCAGGACCGTGCCTCTGCTGGGTTTTCTCGTCCTCCCAGCAGCTCCACAAAGATGGCGGGTGACATCAGTCAGATCCTCTCTTGGTGAGTGAGGCTCAGAGCACAAGTGATTTGCCTGGGCTTTCAAGGCAAGTTAGTGGCACAGGGAAGACCAAAATCTTGTCTTCCAATAACAAATTTAGTTGATTTTTACTTTACCGTTTCATTCCAAAAATGAGGGAACCCAACTTTAAGGTTCCCATTCAGTTTAAAATTAAGTGGTTTTAGAATTTCTCCAGTGTTACCATCCTACAGTAATTAGCTCTACCATGAACAGCATGTTTCTGTGGTTGTTCAAACTGGAGAGCTGCCCAAAGGGTGTCTGACTGTCAGAGGCTGAGAGATTGCTTCTTCCGCTAACTTCCTGATGAAGCACATGATATCCAATTAACGAACCAGTCACCGTGTATGGCGGCCTCACACTGCTGCTGTGAACTCATTCCAGGTCAGCTGAAAAAGGAATTCTATTGGGGGCTAAAACAGGAAGAGGCTGAAATGAACTTATTAGCATATGAAAGGTTACAACAGAGGCCAGGTATGGACTGAGACAGCTCAAGtcagtgttttgttttagttttaacaTAACATTTCATTATTACTAAAATACACACAATATgctatatcttttcatttaaatcaaGAAGAGGGATATACTCATTAATACTCGGCTCCGTTGGACTTTATTATAATCTAATAGTGTCTCATTaaggttttattttccatttcccgGGTTATCATATGTTAACTTACTATCTGTATATTCTCTTCTATAAAAAGACTGTTTTTCCATTGTCATTCTTACTGTTACccaagaattctttatatattctgaaatacTAATCTTTGTCAGTTgaataggttttttgtttttttgttgtttttttttttgccacagtgagtggcatgtgggatcttagttccccaaagagaggaccagggatcaaacccatgcccctctgcagtggaagtgaggagtcttaatcactggactaccagggaaggctCTCAGCTGAGTAGATTTTAAGTTACTTTTCCCACCTGGTCTCTCtaatttctttgtatcatcttaATTGTCTGAAGAAAACAAACTCCTAATTTTATTATATGATCTTCATGCATAGAATACTTTTCAGTCTTTGAGAAAATTTTCCCCACTCTAAagtcaaagatttttttcctatagttTCTTCTGAAAGGCTTACActtttgtcttttccagttaAGTCCTTAAATCCACCtttaaatccatacatgacttttgTATAAGGAtgtgaaacagaaaacaattttGGATTTTTCCTACATGGACCACCAATGGTCCCAGAATCACTTCCTGAGCAGTCCTttccccagggatcttccaaTGTCACCTCTATCAACTATCAAATTTCCATACATACATGGATCTACTTCTAAGCTATCATATTacatttatcaatttttctaTTCCTCTGCAAATACCATCTGTCTTAATAACTGTAGCTGTAACAAGCCTTTATATCTGGTAAGGTATAAATCGCCCCATCTCCTTCTTCAGGAATGTTTTGACTCTTTATTCCTTCATGTAAAtttagaatcaacttgtcaatttccccctaaaaaataaaaagtctaccAAAAACCTCGAACTTAAAAGGGTAAAATATAACATGAAGTGGACCAGGATGACACAGTGCACATTACTTCTTtaaataaagtatacaattcTGTGGCATTGAGTACATTCATCTTATATCTGTGTAattctttaatattaatattttttaatattttctcattatacAATTATACTACCTGAAAACAacgttttatttctttgtcattctttttctgCTGTTTTCCAGCTGACTGGGACCTCCAGCACGATGAACAGTACTGACAGTGGGCAGTGTCATCCCCACGAAGTCCCAGACACTGCTTACTCCTGTCTCCCGCTCCTTGCTAGTCCCTGGAACCTTCATCAGTGAAATCACTGGTATCCTGAATGCTCCCTTCACACTCCAGTGCGAACAACCTGACTGTCCCCTGAGGACACGGTTCTCCCTGCCACCTCTCAAGCAGGCGTGTTTTCTCCCGTGGCCCTAGTGCCACCAAGtgtggggatggggcagggtcCTCCTTGCCCCCCAACTGCTCCTTTCTGTGCATCCCCCCTTCTCAAGTTTCAGCTCTGAACCTCCTGTCATCAGATCATACCACCACCCCCTACCCcatattattgctgttgttaagtcactaagtcgtgtccgactctttgtgacactatggactgtagcctgccagagtcctctgcccatgggatttcccaggtgagagtactggagtgggttgccgtttcttgctccaggagatgttcccaaccGAGAtgtgggatcgaacccatgtctcctgcattggcagatggattctttaccactgagccacgagggcaTCTATTAGTTCCAGGGTCATTTCCCTCAATTTCATGATGAATGTGTCTTCTGGTTTATGCTCTTATCCATACACTACTCCATTTTTAACTCCAATTAATTTCAACATACACAGGAATTACCCTTCCAAACATGCTGGATTCAATGATTCGAGCTCCTCTCTTTCAAAGACTTTGTCCTTCACCTTTTAATCACTCACTCCCACAGTAATGTTCTGAAGTCTTGCCCATACTGTGAAGGCAATACTTTCAATGTCATACAAGTCACCCTCTGACCACTCCCACCATTTTCCAGCTGCCTAACTCCCCAGCTTTCTCAATCCTTTACTTTCACCTGAACCATCAAAGGGAAGGATGGTAAGGTGGCCTGTCTCGAGTCCCGTGACCGAGAAGTGTGACTTCACTCCCCGAGTGCTGCAGCAGCCTGCTGGTGGCTGCGGCAGCTTGAGTTCTAACAGCAACGATGGGAGAGACAACAATGACCGTGGCTGACTTTTAAGAGCACTCACCACTACTAGGCACTGCATTGGGCCCTGAGAACACATCTCATGTAATCTACCCCAAATTCCAAGATCTAGGAACCATTATCTCAACACTCCACAGGTAATGAAacggaagctcagagaggtaaaggaaGCGGCCTACATTGGGAAGTAAGGTTTAACTCGAGGCACGCTGTGTGCTCCTGTGTGGGGGCCCCTGCTCCCTCTCGCTTTACTGCAGGCCTCCACAGATCCCAGGCAGCTGCTCCAAGGCAAGCTATGGCCACTAAGCCAAACAGAATTTAAGGTGGATGTTTCACACAGGAGAACTTCTCTTCATACATCGACTACACAGCCCACCTTGTAAGAACAGGGAGACTGTGAATTAAGACGGCATGTGAGCCTCAGAAGGAAGGTAAGTGAAAAGTCAGGATGTCGAACCCTCAAATGCAGGCTCGCAATCACTAACCTTGTAAATGTTTTGTAAGACAAGGTGCATCTTATCAGGGTGAACTGCAGAGAGCACAAATATCAACATGACAACATCCACAGACTCTGGGGGCACATGCTCCAGAAGGTCATCTTTGGTCAGATCACACTGGAACACCCTGCATCTTTCTGTGTCATAAAGAGGATTTTGCTAGAgaggagaaaaacacaaaatacctTCAATGCAACATCCATgctgaaacacacagaaaaacacacCACACGTGGAAATGCTATTTCCACGTGTACACTGCTGCACAGAACTCAACAACCACTGCTACTGAATAGCAGCTCATTTTCACATTAAAGCATGTAATATTCAATACTGCCACAAGGGGCAAGATCtcattttaacaaataattttgttcctttttttcctttaaaattttttcattttatattggagtatagttgattaacaatgctgccttagtttcaagtgtagagtgactcagttatacgtatacatgcatcttctctttcaaattcttttcccatttatgttATTA belongs to Bubalus bubalis isolate 160015118507 breed Murrah chromosome 1, NDDB_SH_1, whole genome shotgun sequence and includes:
- the METTL6 gene encoding tRNA N(3)-methylcytidine methyltransferase METTL6 isoform X1, which encodes MAALQRRGLQTRILSSEEEEKLKRDQALVSDFKQQKLEKEAQKNWDLFYKRNSTNFFKDRHWTTREFEELRSCREFEDQKLTILEAGCGVGNCLFPLLEEDPDIFAYACDFSPRAVEYVKQNPLYDTERCRVFQCDLTKDDLLEHVPPESVDVVMLIFVLSAVHPDKMHLVLQNIYKVLKPGKSVLFRDYGLYDHAMLRFKAGSKLAENFYVRQDGTRSYFFTDEFLARLFLDTGYEEEVNEYVFRETVNKKEGLCVPRVFLQSKFRKSQKNPVPVTPDLGHES